A single Pseudomonas sp. MM223 DNA region contains:
- the dinG_3 gene encoding 3'-5' exonuclease DinG (*Name dinG_3), translating to MGHWLVIDLEATTDDGGWPVTEMEVIEIGASLVTREGREVDHFQRFVRPRRRPQLTPFCRELTHISQANVDGAAPFHEVWASFERWLGHHRGQLQAWVSWGDYDRQQLHQEWQQHGLDSLLRTLPHINLKQRFAKARHLQRPTGLNGALQLAGMHFCGQQHRALEDARNTARLLPLTLPANSP from the coding sequence ATGGGCCATTGGTTGGTGATCGACCTGGAAGCCACCACCGACGATGGTGGGTGGCCGGTCACAGAGATGGAAGTCATTGAAATAGGCGCAAGCCTGGTTACCCGCGAAGGCCGTGAGGTCGACCATTTCCAGCGTTTTGTGCGGCCACGGCGGCGTCCGCAGCTCACGCCGTTCTGCCGTGAGCTGACGCACATCAGCCAGGCCAACGTGGACGGCGCCGCACCGTTTCACGAGGTGTGGGCAAGCTTCGAGCGCTGGCTCGGGCACCACCGTGGGCAGCTCCAGGCCTGGGTCAGCTGGGGCGACTACGACCGCCAGCAACTGCATCAGGAATGGCAACAGCACGGGCTCGACAGCCTGTTGCGCACCCTGCCGCACATCAACCTCAAGCAGCGCTTTGCCAAAGCCCGTCACCTGCAACGCCCCACGGGTTTGAACGGAGCCTTGCAACTGGCCGGCATGCACTTTTGTGGGCAACAGCACCGGGCGCTGGAAGACGCACGCAACACGGCGCGGTTGCTACCGTTGACGCTCCCCGCCAACAGCCCCTGA
- the ppnP gene encoding Pyrimidine/purine nucleoside phosphorylase (*Name ppnP): protein MFQVNEYFNGTVKSIAFAGEEGPATVGVMAPGEYEFGTAKREIMHVVSGALTVKLPGSDNWETFNAGDKFNVAADSKFQLKVAVDTAYLCEYRD from the coding sequence ATGTTCCAGGTCAACGAGTACTTCAACGGCACCGTCAAGTCGATCGCATTCGCGGGCGAAGAAGGCCCGGCCACTGTCGGCGTCATGGCCCCGGGCGAATACGAGTTCGGCACTGCCAAGCGCGAGATCATGCACGTGGTATCGGGCGCCCTGACCGTGAAACTGCCAGGCAGCGACAACTGGGAAACCTTCAACGCGGGCGACAAGTTCAATGTTGCCGCTGACAGCAAGTTCCAGCTGAAGGTAGCGGTTGATACCGCTTACCTGTGCGAGTACCGCGACTAA
- the ccoN1_1 gene encoding Cbb3-type cytochrome c oxidase subunit CcoN1 (*Name ccoN1_1), which yields MNTTSSTAYNYKVVRQFAIMTVVWGIVGMGLGVFIAAQLAWPSLNFDLPWTSFGRLRPLHTNAVIFAFGGCALFATSYYSVQRTCQTTLFAPGLAAFTFWGWQLVILLAAISLPLGYTSPRNTPNWNGRSTS from the coding sequence ATGAACACAACCAGCAGTACCGCCTATAACTACAAGGTGGTCCGCCAATTCGCCATCATGACGGTGGTGTGGGGAATCGTCGGGATGGGGCTCGGCGTCTTCATCGCCGCCCAGCTCGCCTGGCCTTCCCTCAACTTCGACCTCCCCTGGACCAGCTTCGGCCGCCTGCGCCCCCTGCATACCAATGCGGTGATCTTCGCTTTCGGCGGCTGCGCACTGTTCGCCACCTCCTATTATTCGGTGCAACGCACCTGCCAGACCACCCTGTTCGCACCGGGCCTGGCCGCGTTTACCTTCTGGGGCTGGCAGCTGGTGATCCTGCTGGCGGCTATCAGCCTGCCGTTGGGCTACACCAGCCCAAGGAATACGCCGAACTGGAATGGCCGATCGACATCCTGA
- the ccoN1_2 gene encoding Cbb3-type cytochrome c oxidase subunit CcoN1 (*Name ccoN1_2): protein MGYAIVFFGTLMKRNTKHIYVGNWFFGAFILTVALLHIVNNLELPVSLTKSYSVYAGATDAMVQWWYGHNAVGFFLTAGFLGMMYYYVPKQAERPVYSYRLSIVHFWALITLYIWAGPHHLHYTALPDWAQSLGMVMSLILLAPSWGGMINGMMTLSGAWHKLRSDPILRFLVVSLAFYGMSTFEGPMMAIKTVNALSHYTDWTIGHVHAGALGWVAMISIGALYHTIPKVFGKERMYSLGLINAHFWLATIGTVLYIASMWVNGIAQGLMWRAVNSDGTLTYSFVETLVASHPGFVVRFVGGAIFLSGMFLMAWNTWRTVRSPALDVAPANAQLA from the coding sequence GTGGGCTACGCCATCGTGTTCTTCGGCACGCTGATGAAGCGCAACACCAAACACATCTACGTAGGTAACTGGTTCTTCGGTGCCTTCATCCTCACCGTGGCGTTGCTGCACATCGTCAACAACCTGGAGCTGCCGGTCAGCCTGACCAAGTCGTACTCGGTGTATGCCGGTGCCACCGATGCCATGGTGCAGTGGTGGTACGGCCACAACGCGGTAGGCTTCTTCCTGACTGCGGGCTTCCTGGGGATGATGTACTACTACGTGCCCAAGCAGGCCGAACGCCCGGTGTATTCCTATCGCCTGTCGATCGTGCACTTCTGGGCGCTGATCACCCTGTACATCTGGGCCGGCCCGCACCACCTGCACTACACCGCCCTGCCCGACTGGGCGCAGTCGCTGGGCATGGTGATGTCGCTGATTTTGCTGGCACCGAGCTGGGGCGGCATGATCAACGGCATGATGACCCTGTCGGGGGCGTGGCACAAACTGCGCAGCGACCCGATCCTGCGCTTCCTGGTCGTATCGCTGGCGTTCTACGGCATGTCCACCTTCGAAGGGCCGATGATGGCCATCAAGACGGTCAACGCCCTGTCCCACTACACCGACTGGACCATCGGCCACGTGCACGCCGGCGCCTTGGGCTGGGTGGCCATGATCTCGATCGGTGCGCTGTACCACACCATCCCGAAAGTGTTTGGCAAGGAACGCATGTACAGCCTTGGCCTGATCAACGCGCACTTCTGGCTGGCCACTATCGGCACCGTGCTGTACATCGCCTCGATGTGGGTCAACGGCATCGCCCAGGGCCTGATGTGGCGCGCAGTGAACAGCGACGGCACGCTCACCTATTCGTTCGTGGAAACCCTGGTAGCCAGCCACCCAGGCTTTGTCGTGCGCTTCGTCGGCGGCGCGATCTTCCTCAGCGGCATGTTCCTGATGGCCTGGAACACCTGGCGCACCGTGCGTTCGCCAGCGCTTGACGTCGCCCCTGCGAACGCCCAGTTGGCTTGA
- the ccoP2_1 gene encoding Cbb3-type cytochrome c oxidase subunit CcoP2 (*Name ccoP2_1), whose amino-acid sequence MTTFWSTYISVLTIGSLIGLTWLLLATRKGESKNTTDQTMGHSFDGIEEYDNPLPKWWFWLFVGTLVFSVGYLILYPGLGNWKGILPGYENGWTGANEWQKEMDKADAKFGPIFAKYAAMPVEEVAKDPQALKMGSRLFASNCSVCHGSDAKGAFGFPNLTDKDWRWGGEAETIKASIMNGRHGVMPAWAEVIGQQGVADVAAFVLTNLDGRSLPEGSKADVAKGKEIFAANCVACHGPEGKGTPAMGAPDLTHPQAFIYGSSFAQLQQTIRYGRQGQMPAQADIQGNDKVHLLAAYVYSLSQGGAAETVTSK is encoded by the coding sequence ATGACCACCTTCTGGAGTACGTACATCAGCGTACTGACCATCGGTAGCCTGATCGGCCTGACCTGGCTGCTGCTCGCCACCCGCAAGGGCGAAAGCAAGAACACCACCGACCAGACCATGGGCCACAGCTTCGATGGTATCGAGGAATACGACAACCCGCTGCCCAAGTGGTGGTTCTGGCTGTTCGTCGGCACCCTGGTGTTTTCGGTCGGCTACCTGATCCTCTACCCGGGCCTGGGCAACTGGAAAGGCATCCTGCCGGGCTATGAAAATGGCTGGACCGGTGCCAACGAATGGCAAAAGGAAATGGACAAGGCCGATGCCAAGTTCGGCCCGATCTTCGCCAAGTACGCCGCCATGCCCGTGGAAGAAGTGGCCAAGGACCCGCAGGCACTGAAAATGGGCAGCCGCCTGTTTGCCTCCAACTGCTCGGTGTGCCACGGCTCGGACGCCAAGGGTGCCTTTGGCTTCCCCAACCTCACTGACAAGGATTGGCGCTGGGGCGGTGAAGCAGAAACCATCAAGGCGTCGATCATGAATGGCCGTCATGGCGTGATGCCGGCCTGGGCTGAGGTGATCGGCCAGCAGGGCGTGGCCGATGTGGCCGCATTCGTGCTGACCAACCTTGACGGCCGCAGCCTGCCTGAAGGGAGCAAGGCCGACGTGGCCAAGGGCAAGGAGATTTTCGCCGCCAACTGCGTGGCTTGCCACGGGCCTGAAGGCAAGGGCACCCCGGCCATGGGCGCACCCGACCTGACTCACCCGCAGGCGTTCATCTACGGTTCGAGCTTTGCCCAGCTGCAACAGACCATTCGTTATGGTCGCCAGGGGCAGATGCCGGCGCAGGCCGATATCCAGGGCAACGACAAGGTGCACCTGCTGGCGGCGTATGTGTATAGCCTGTCGCAGGGTGGCGCTGCTGAAACCGTGACCTCCAAGTAG